Proteins encoded together in one Plasmodium cynomolgi strain B DNA, chromosome 9, whole genome shotgun sequence window:
- a CDS encoding hypothetical protein (putative) encodes MDGAYGMRTVLNSTRLEEEPKYSLNPADLSHNSMNANYMMNGAVLTNGYNTSDYVINRESYPSEMMPQFKIDQGGNTYNNTMPMNSIIHTDPNESMSMQGMKTCLEGPTGFDSYRNLMNYNNTQNTIQASQVPFNMDDYNSGGDIMYMNHPSTGDNFPPDYLNNLRTIDTDPMTYANNFNIPNGNFNTMLSENNNYNSLPYSMPIFENMNNPQMYMQQMNAKQAVTGQMPKMDHT; translated from the coding sequence ATGGACGGGGCGTACGGAATGAGAACCGTTTTGAATTCCACCCGACTTGAGGAAGAGCCAAAATATTCCCTGAACCCAGCGGACCTCTCTCACAACAGCATGAACGCAAACTACATGATGAATGGAGCAGTGTTAACCAATGGATACAACACTAGTGACTATGTCATTAATAGAGAAAGTTACCCATCTGAAATGATGCCACAATTTAAAATAGATCAGGGAGGAAACACATACAACAACACAATGCCAATGAATAGTATTATACATACAGATCCAAATGAATCCATGAGTATGCAAGGAATGAAGACATGCTTGGAAGGACCCACCGGATTTGATAGTTATAGAAACTTAATGAATTATAACAACACACAGAATACAATTCAAGCTAGCCAAGTTCCATTCAATATGGATGATTATAATTCTGGGGGAGATATCATGTACATGAATCATCCAAGCACAGGTGATAATTTTCCCCCTGATTACCTGAACAACTTACGAACGATAGATACGGATCCTATGACTTATGCGAATAACTTCAACATACCTAATGGAAATTTCAACACCATGTTGagtgaaaataataattataatagcTTACCTTACTCTATGCCGATCtttgaaaatatgaataaccCTCAGATGTACATGCAGCAGATGAATGCGAAACAGGCTGTGACTGGACAGATGCCTAAAATGGACCATAC
- a CDS encoding hypothetical protein (putative), which yields MSSNGISNGCCKNGKTNFSVNILNRKCSPLSGKRDAGENSNFEDGQRGHGVDSSCNNNITSGGVLNREIIAQKGEHNLSNHKNELSPPKHLQENNFINMKEEHARQSEKLNWGYPFKWNKKQNDPCAEKGKEEKGKAEKSGGVFSKMENEYNSNQNKTKASNGDVSPKNLPEQVRRNGRKKKKTSISNVLNSNAQNWSKVPNGIESRSLLLNGVEGSHPDEAKKSRGEEKIFPLSANKNSGKKTLTGSGENDVSIETSHRKELSQGGRQTNRQQTAIPFFTSPIPNPEWKSDKCRDHRNGHSSVISHTQNEGQHPFYMAKGKNCALKKRHENVLLSHREEVIYVNNRNGGFQDAAGKMASSTERSSERSSERSSERSSERGNERSSTGDDADDVVSNTPSGESNDGMRTVDSGNVNLFPPNGWNDMMNKRAREEQNKPPQNCPNVYTNGNLTHSERGYALSSHKTHQSFMNHVRRDGHDKAIVYDMKEEQTLGDSNDRKERNLNGRESLPIFVNPFNATKYVAKAAPELRRNPVGQNTFLPRSDVIKATKKDMTRKDNTVECSSSVHTNWGTCEGTFRANEENKIVNAKESKKDEMKRDQHDGITSLLHTQSGSRENGCILNHSFGKESSEGVNHLNGDKRDGCVPAMEGMEILDDGNETHIWGGKSLSRWPHQGCEVPLCASKNGSSFNQMNGTSQVGDDNAMCHSVSDGASDTKGKSTQSSCPPPSNQKGPLSLHTKREQYQNGEATTENPPADVKSIFNYHSEWMNRLEKGRDKMSNGERYHMGSVYKESALTNKNGWLEQNLHMQSTLPVVRPHEKMNPSAVTPNVGTAGKLLHLGKDGNSQTHPDRRGGSKEVIKNGDITEKKQKQNLGYAQMVHPLQGEQTNQQSYAHHDMSLIDNPLSSKRVAPKWQGKKKKGTNNMCNQIDAEELTKEENKKPPQDSSPFFANGNGPHSQSAVHAKEEHTYGNVSKWEEANLTPEIENLSMWISEANNLDGGLHFGDGYSLHGSEQSLKRRSEEILNRKLANQLANGVDPNGHNNNFVLGSYPYGDAQRSEFSDFTPLSGVFFGVTPSICRRGTDQVGTDQVRTDQVRTDNLITVGGEYLRSGPNERGFDDMRKKMCAASYNQDGRNSHTVNSNDSSNVLGGSNPPHGASSIGSNEQGRDIRSAAKVSYLYSSGEKGESNVPKSEIKHRSSLCDEAGEVGEVGEGGEVGEVDDADNAADAADATDATDATDAADEEVHRLGEDLPFGRDKKEVAAEREDGSKDTGINHDGDSVVHGYAGRCDYDALQGEENLLEGMTKQQGGATFDPDNDYRWKLCHVRYPEEVNFKKAFFFTFQNDIYIYGARKNNFVIPDLLYRIRENEVESVRTSGTAPKLYVKVYFAVEEGDMSGRIGSRSGGSSGGRSGSCSSSGGRSDGCSRSCLNLGGGGEPRKSFYIWGANEKRQLDLYTVYRLDLYRLEWQEIRITYNRNLNVCREDFSLMLVRDCLYMYGGVVLKDGEWICCDELWVCDTGRRKWEMITVRGGGGGGEGEVEGDTHEKDTPQKGTPQKGNLFCSLPKTNVVKLFSNSGKPSPKSSLLKEEQRNKTDKGKDAQGGGSPNSKSTHTRYEEKQPSRRAGHLCVLHKNKMYVHGGTNLSEEKSDFYFFDLEKNKWFEVVPRGEIVPSKRYGHSGFVIKNKLYIYGGFTKTLNGYTLYNDIFEYDFQKNTWRQVFTVGDLIYLKCCLNGKEQNYYLSFLKLLVMRRYYKGATISDFSNVGSVEKVLSGANKSLSGANKSLSGANKSLTAANKSLTAANKSLTAANKPMTVANKPLTADNKPLTADNKPLTADNKPLTAANKPLTADNKPLTGTSPGDWTQKGRKERLANGKTKNAPKFALLEEDPHRKLHANFIQIEETPHWSEAIIPQNIFRNKCLYFNGSMYLLGGCGLGNHFEKKEENNFFLHYESVFKMKIDQSYIRCFTHYLSHVDAFFWDLIAKEEMALHQWVQRGGNGKEDTASEHPPTTYNGFDDLWRKINGDNETCMTSGDACPKEAPFAINKIDHMLREISTGLLSGELSEENNLDGGDMRGGTSTGAKVVPSALTNGAVTNGAVTNGAVTNGALTNGTLTNGTLTNSADKWGETYNLGDSFSLCQEKKIFQLLTWLIDLYHSDVCSDGMVTASARGQCRLSNLLLEKGSAGGRGSDSASPALFAKGGEDQTGSLDVSPFNVSDFEVSDFNVSDFNVSDFNVSNFNVSPFNVSDFNVSTFNPRGEVGSRPREKKQGEPRPAAESKQATNAHAEGAGGAGGADDADDADGADDADGAEDAQGGRPACTAEGAKERGLNGEYFQKSNLTFDQLGKRDSSRCSAPLDEESKADSLEGGPCGELPTDRRDAHHDNGKKGDGEKNERKKIQPSNHYREGHQEGVESVPPEEKQNPNDQHVCDKNDLHFGRGGKRGDHFEEQKGFISLGAAERGREDGRGWEGGRGREGERRREGERRREGERRQEEEIGGEGEFSRHLGGNTYFIPDYPNNNHIYLNMEKSIIYNYLQQFNNLTDDTYSIKMKIRRNEIYKLIYTYTKSVEIQNSVCFKMLEELEGQARQLLAEKEHRRDGASQMGSGATEAASDGHRLGSGGHRLGSAEGEQPNNPHHLPFSEDNFESLQNEHGHLKKKMKYFCDMANIYSIKINKLILYIKILEQKYEYVMNCLLKLKSVLFRGRVVAGDSSKHLADHFADYLGDHFVQHLGDHFADHLGDQCADHLGNHFADHLGDHFANHLGDQCADHLGKFFAEDTFFVHEQNENAKLSSCGYGKRASDDGKNGGHLNLGSYL from the exons atgtcctcAAATGGTATCAGCAACGGGTGCTgtaaaaacggaaaaacgaATTTCAGCGTGAATATCCTGAATAGGAAATGTTCACCCCTAAGTGGAAAACGTGACGCGGGAGAAAATTCCAACTTTGAGGATGGGCAAAGAGGACATGGAGTAGACAGCTCATGCAATAATAACATCACATCGGGGGGTGTCCTGAACAGGGAAATAATTGCACAGAAGGGTGAACACAACTTAAGCAACCATAAGAATGAGCTTTCTCCCCCTAAACATTTacaggaaaataattttattaatatgaaGGAGGAACATGCAAGGCAAagcgaaaaattaaattgggGGTACCCCTtcaaatggaacaaaaaacaGAATGATCCCtgtgcagaaaaaggaaaggaagaaaaggggaaggcgGAAAAATCAGGGGGCgtcttttccaaaatggaaaatgaatacaattcaaatcaaaataaaacgaaagcCAGTAATGGCGATGTTTCGCCAA aaaatttgcctgaacaggtcaggcgaaatggaagaaaaaaaaaaaaaacgagcatATCGAATGTTTTAAACAGTAATGCCCAAAATTGGAGCAAAGTACCGAATGGCATAGAAAGTAGAAGTTTGCTGCTAAATGGCGTGGAGGGCAGCCACCCCGATGAAGCTAAAAAATCGCGAGGTGAGGAAAAGATTTTCCCACTCAGCGCTAACAAAAatagcggaaaaaaaacgctcacAGGAAGCGGCGAAAATGATGTATCCATCGAAACATCTCACAGGAAAGAACTTTCACAAGGGGGAAGACAAACGAACAGACAGCAAACAGCtattccctttttcacaTCTCCCATTCCAAACCCTGAGTGGAAAAGCGATAAGTGTAGAGATCATCGAAATGGCCACTCCTCCGTTATCAGtcacacacaaaatgaaggacagCACCCATTCTACATGGCCAAAGGCAAAAATTGCgccttgaaaaaaaggcatgaAAATGTATTGCTGAGCCACAGGGAGGAGGTGATATATGTGAACAATCGAAATGGGGGGTTCCAGGACGCGGCGGGAAAAATGGCAAGCAGCACAGAAAGGAGCAGCGAAAGGAGCAGCGAACGAAGCAGCGAACGAAGCAGCGAAAGGGGTAACGAACGGAGCAGCACAGGCGATGACGCAGACGACGTGGTCAGCAATACGCCCAGCGGTGAATCAAACGATGGTATGCGCACCGTGGACAGTGGAAACGTTAATCTCTTTCCTCCAAATGGCTGGAACGATATGATGAACAAACGCGCAAGGGAGGAGCAAAACAAACCACCCCAAAACTGCCCAAACGTTTATACCAACGGAAACCTGACACATAGCGAAAGAGGCTACGCACTTAGCAGCCATAAGACACACCAAAGTTTTATGAACCACGTAAGAAGAGACGGTCACGATAAGGCCATTGTTTACGACatgaaggaagaacaaacatTAGGTGATTCGAATGacagaaaggaaaggaaccTCAACGGGAGGGAAAGTCTCCCCATCTTTGTTAACCCATTTAACGCAACAAAGTATGTTGCCAAAGCTGCGCCTGAATTGAGAAGAAACCCCGTAGGCCAAAACACCTTCCTCCCACGCAGCGATGTTATAAAGGCGACGAAGAAGGACATGACAAGAAAAGACAACACGGTTGAATGTTCATCGAGTGTGCATACAAACTGGGGCACCTGTGAGGGAACCTTTAGAGCAAATGAGgagaacaaaattgtgaatgcgaaagaaagcaaaaaagacgAGATGAAAAGGGATCAACATGATGGCATTACTTCCCTTTTGCACACCCAAAGTGGAAGCCGAGAAAATGGGTGCATATTAAACCATTCGTTTGGAAAAGAAAGCTCTGAGGGAGTGAACCACTTGAATGGAGACAAACGAGATGGGTGTGTACCTGCTATGGAAGGAATGGAAATTTTGGACGATGGGAACGAGACACATATTTGGGGAGGCAAAAGTTTGTCTCGATGGCCACATCAGGGGTGCGAAGTCCCTCTGTGTGCTTCGAAAAACGGTAGCAGCTTTAACCAAATGAATGGAACTTCCCAGGTGGGGGATGACAACGCCATGTGTCACTCCGTGTCTGATGGAGCATCTGATACAAAGGGGAAGTCAACTCAGAGTAGTTGCCCTCCCCCCTCTAATCAAAAGGGTCCCTTGTCTCTACACACAAAGAGAGAGCAgtatcaaaatggggaagccaCCACAGAGAACCCCCCCGCGGATGTTAaatccatttttaattaccaCTCCGAGTGGATGAACCGTTTAGAGAAAGGTAGAGACAAAATGAGCAACGGGGAAAGGTACCACATGGGAAGCGTTTACAAAGAAAGCGCACTGACGAATAAAAATGGCTGGCTAGAGCAAAACCTACATATGCAGAGTACTCTCCCAGTTGTTCGCCCccacgaaaaaatgaacccttCAGCAGTTACACCTAACGTGGGCACAGCAGGGAAGTTGCTCCACTTGGGGAAGGACGGAAACTCACAGACACACCCTGATAGAAGAGGAGGGTCTAAAGAAGTCATAAAAAACGGGGacattacagaaaaaaaacaaaaacaaaatttgggATACGCCCAAATGGTGCATCCTCTGCAGGGGGAACAGACAAACCAACAGAGTTATGCTCATCACGATATGAGTTTAATAGATAACCCATTAAGTAGCAAACGAGTGGCCCCCAAATGGCaaggtaaaaagaaaaagggaacaaacaaCATGTGTAATCAAATCGATGCAGAAGAATTGaccaaagaggaaaataaaaaaccaCCCCAAGAtagctctcctttttttgctaacgGAAATGGACCACATTCGCAGAGTGCTGTTCATGCAAAGGAAGAGCATACTTATGGAAATgtctcaaaatgggaagaggCCAACCTAACCCCTGAAATAGAAAACCTATCCATGTGGATTTCTGAAGCAAATAATCTCGATGGAGGACTTCATTTTGGAGACGGCTATTCCCTTCACGGGAGTGAACAAAGCTTGAAAAGAAGGAgcgaagaaattttaaatcgAAAATTGGCTAACCAGCTAGCCAATGGGGTAGACCCAAATGGTCATAACAACAACTTCGTTCTGGGAAGCTATCCTTACGGGGATGCACAGAGGAGTGAATTTTCCGATTTCACTCCTCTGAGCGGAGTTTTTTTCGGAGTGACCCCTTCCATTTGCAGGAGAGGCACTGACCAGGTGGGGACTGACCAGGTGAGGACTGACCAGGTGAGGACTGACAACCTCATCACAGTAGGAGGAGAATACTTGAGAAGTGGTCCCAATGAAAGAGGCTTCGACGacatgaggaaaaaaatgtgcgcgGCATCGTACAACCAGGACGGACGAAACAGTCACACGGTGAACAGTAATGACAGTTCTAATGTACTGGGAGGGAGTAATCCTCCGCATGGTGCATCCTCCATAGGGAGTAACGAACAGGGAAGAGACATCCGCAGTGCTGCAAAGGTAAGCTACCTGTACAGTTCAGGCGAAAAGGGAGAGAGTAATGTCCCAAAATCGGAGATTAAGCATAGAAGCAGTTTGTGCGATGAGGCGGGTGAAGTGGGTGAAGTGGGCGAAGGGGGTGAAGTGGGTGAAGTGGATGACGCGGATAATGCAGCCGACGCAGCCGACGCAACCGACGCAACCGACGCAACCGACGCAGCTGATGAAGAGGTGCACAGATTGGGGGAAGATCTCCCGTTCGGAAGAGACAAAAAGGAGGTCGCTGCAGAGCGTGAGGATGGAAGCAAAGACACGGGTATCAATCATGATGGTGACTCAGTCGTACATGGTTATGCAGGCAGATGCGACTATGACGCCTtgcagggggaggaaaaccTTCTCGAAGGAATGACAAAACAACAGGGTGGTGCCACCTTCGACCCGGACAACGACTACAGGTGGAAGCTGTGCCATGTAAGATACCCAGAAGAGGTCAACTTCAAGAAggcctttttctttaccttccaaaatgatatatacatttatggGGCACGCAAAAATAACTTCGTCATTCCGGATCTGTTGTATCGGATCCGCGAGAATGAAGTAGAATCTGTGCGCACTAGCGGGACTGCCCCCAAGCTGTATGTCAAGGTTTACTTTGCCGTCGAGGAGGGGGACATGAGCGGCAGGATTGGCAGTAGAAGTGGCGGTAGCAGTGGCGGTAGAAGTGGCAGTTGCAGTAGCAGTGGCGGTAGAAGTGACGGTTGCAGCAGGAGTTGCCTTAACTTGGGTGGGGGTGGCGAACCGCGCAAGAGCTTCTACATCTGGGGGGCCAACGAAAAAAGGCAGCTGGACCTGTACACTGTGTACAGACTAGACTTGTACCGCCTCGAGTGGCAGGAAATAAGAATCACCTATAACAGAAATTTGAACGTATGCAGGGAAGACTTTTCTCTCATGCTGGTTAGGGACTGCTTGTATATGTACGGAGGAGTTGTGCTCAAGGATGGGGAGTGGATCTGCTGTGACGAGTTATGGGTGTGCGACACGGGCAGGAGGAAGTGGGAGATGATAACTGTgcggggaggagggggaggaggagaaggagaagtagAAGGAGACACCCATGAGAAGGACACTCCTCAGAAGGGCACTCCTCAGAAGGGAAACCTATTTTGCAGCCTTCCCAAAACCAACGTGGTTAAGCTTTTTTCCAATTCGGGAAAACCTTCACCAAAGAGTAGCCTTCTTAAAGAGGAGCAGAGAAATAAAACGGACAAAGGAAAGGATgcacaggggggaggaagtccCAACAGCAAGTCCACTCACACACGTTATGAGGAAAAGCAACCCAGCAGAAGAGCAGGGCATCTTTGCGTTTtgcacaaaaacaaaatgtacgTTCACGGTGGAACTAATTTGTCTGAAGAAAAAtcagatttttattttttcgatctagaaaaaaataaatggtttGAGGTTGTGCCACGTGGGGAGATCGTCCCTTCCAAGAGGTATGGCCACTCCGGATTTgtgattaaaaataaattgtacatatatggtGGGTTCACAAAAACGCTCAATGGGTATACCCTGTACAATGATATATTTGAGTATGACTTTCAGAAGAACACATGGAGACAGGTCTTCACAGTTGgagatttaatttatctAAAATGTTGCCTTAATGGAAAGGAACAGAATTATTATCTCAGCTTTTTGAAGTTGCTTGTGATGAGAAGGTACTACAAGGGTGCTACCATAAGTGATTTTTCAAACGTGGGTAGCGTCGAAAAAGTGCTCAGCGGTGCCAACAAGTCGTTGAGTGGTGCCAACAAGTCGCTCAGTGGTGCCAACAAATCGCTGACTGCCGCCAACAAATCGCTGACTGCCGCCAACAAATCGCTGACTGCCGCCAACAAACCGATGACTGTCGCCAACAAACCGCTAACTGCCGACAACAAACCGCTAACTGCCGACAACAAACCGCTAACTGCCGACAACAAACCGCTAACTGCCGCCAACAAACCGCTGACTGCCGACAACAAACCGCTGACTGGCACCTCTCCTGGGGACTGGacccaaaagggaagaaaagaaagactAGCCAATGGTAAGACAAAAAATGCTCCTAAGTTTGCACTTCTTGAGGAAGACCCACATAGGAAGCTGCATGCAAACTTCATACAAATCGAAGAAACACCCCATTGGAGTGAAGCCATCATcccacaaaatattttccgaAACAAGTGCCTCTACTTTAATGGCTCTATGTACCTCCTTGGGGGATGCGGGCTAGGcaatcattttgaaaaaaaggaggagaacaACTTTTTCCTCCACTATGAaagtgtttttaaaatgaaaatagaCCAATCGTATATTCGCTGCTTTACACATTATTTGTCTCACGtggatgcatttttttgggaCCTCATAGCGAAGGAGGAGATGGCTCTACACCAATGGGTGCAGCGGGGAGGGAACGGAAAAGAGGACACTGCTTCTGAGCATCCACCAACTACGTACAACGGATTTGATGATTtatggagaaaaattaatggaGACAACGAGACTTGCATGACCTCGGGAGATGCATGTCCAAAGGAGGCACCGTTTgctattaacaaaattgaccaTATGTTAAGAGAAATTTCTACGGGGTTGCTGTCGGGGGAGCTCAGCGAGGAAAACAACCTCGACGGGGGAGACATGAGGGGGGGCACATCAACAGGAGCGAAGGTGGTACCCTCGGCGCTGACCAACGGAGCGGTGACCAACGGAGCGGTGACCAACGGAGCGGTGACCAACGGAGCGCTAACCAACGGAACGCTGACCAACGGAACGCTGACCAACTCTGCGGACAAGTGGGGCGAAACATACAACTTGGGGGACTCCTTTTCGCTCTgccaagagaaaaaaatattccaatTGCTTACCTGGCTGATCGACCTATATCACAGTGATGTCTGCTCTGATGGAATGGTCACAGCTAGCGCGCGAGGGCAGTGCCGTTTGTCGAACCTTTTGCTGGAAAAGGGGTCTGCTGGGGGGCGAGGATCGGATTCCGCTTCGCCTGCCTTGTTCGCGAAAGGTGGGGAAGACCAGACTGGCAGTTTGGACGTGAGCCCTTTTAACGTGAGCGATTTTGAAGTGAGCGATTTTAACGTGAGCGATTTTAACGTGAGCGATTTTAACGTCAGCAATTTTAACGTGAGCCCTTTTAACGTGAGCGATTTTAATGTGAGCACTTTTAACCCGCGCGGAGAGGTGGGAAGCCGCCcaagggaaaagaaacagGGGGAACCGCGTCCCGCTGCTGAGTCGAAGCAGGCCACAAATGCTCACGCAGAGGGTGCAGGGGGTGCAGGGGGTGCAGATGATGCAGATGATGCAGATGGTGCAGATGATGCAGATGGTGCAGAGGACGCACAGGGGGGGAGACCCGCCTGCACAGCAGAAGGTGCTAAAGAACGGGGTCTAAATGGAGAGTATTTCCAAAAAAGCAACTTAACGTTTGATCAGCTTGGAAAAAGGGACAGCAGTAGATGTAGTGCACCCCTTGACGAAGAATCGAAAGCTGATTCTCTGGAGGGCGGTCCCTGTGGAGAGCTCCCCACAGACAGGCGTGATGCGCACCACGACAACGGCAAGAAGGGCGATGGTGAGAAgaacgaaagaaaaaaaatacagccAAGTAATCATTACCGAGAGGGGCATCAAGAAGGCGTAGAGTCTGTCCCCCccgaggaaaaacaaaacccGAATGACCAGCATGTgtgtgataaaaatgatcTACATTTTGGCAGAGGTGGAAAAAGGGGTGACCATTTTGAGGAGCAGAAAGGGTTTATCAGTTTGGGGGCAGCCGAAAGAGGAAGGGAAGATGGAAGAGGATGGGAAGGTGGAAGAGGAAGGGAAGGAGAACGACGACGGGAAGGAGAACGACGACGGGAAGGAGAACGACgacaggaagaagaaataggAGGGGAAGGCGAATTCTCCAGGCACCTTGGCGGGAACACCTACTTCATCCCTGATTACCCCAACAACAACCACATATATCTGAATATGGAAAAGTCTATCATTTACAATTACCTACAACAGTTTAATAACCTCACAGATGACACATATtccattaaaatgaaaatcagGAGAAACGAAATTTACAAGCTGATATACACGTACACAAAGAGTGTCGAGATTCAGAATAGTGTATGCTTTAAGATGCTGGAGGAGTTGGAAGGGCAAGCTAGGCAGCTCCTGGCTGAGAAGGAGCATCGTAGGGATGGCGCATCTCAAATGGGAAGCGGTGCAACTGAAGCGGCAAGTGATGGACACCGTTTGGGAAGCGGTGGACACCGTTTGGGGTCAGCTGAAGGGGAACAACCAAATAACCCTCACCACCTCCCATTCAGCGAAGACAATTTCGAATCACTACAAAACGAACACggacacttaaaaaaaaaaatgaaatatttttgcgaCATGGCTAATATATACtccataaaaattaacaagttaattttgtacatcaaaattttggagCAGAAATACGAGTACGTGATGAACTGTTTGCTCAAATTAAAATCTGTTTTGTTTAGGGGGAGGGTCGTTGCTGGGGACTCGTCGAAGCATTTGGCTGACCATTTTGCGGACTACCTGGGTGACCATTTCGTGCAGCACCTAGGCGACCATTTCGCTGATCATTTGGGAGACCAATGCGCTGACCACTTGGGAAACCATTTCGCTGACCACTTGGGTGACCATTTCGCGAACCACCTGGGAGACCAATGCGCTGACCATTTGGGGAAATTCTTCGCTGAAGATACCTTCTTTGTGCATGAACAGAATGAGAATGCCAAATTGTCAAGTTGCGGTTATGGGAAGCGCGCAAGTGATGATGGCAAAAATGGCGGGCATCTCAATTTGGGGAGTTACCTCTAA
- a CDS encoding hypothetical protein (putative), with the protein MEEQLHAGQFILFEGENDVNSDNFCYENKEKAIRKRLSKTQSYKNLGSPNRMSKWACGDRAPFNFAIWEITPKCSSRFAELSDLEMIGKHNLEDFLNNEDQRRRNKVPMLWLHDCTAAYSTSKTIGEGVQHK; encoded by the exons ATGGAGGAACAGTTGCATGCTGGACAGTTTATTCTgttcgaaggggaaaatga CGTGAACAGCGACAACTTCTGCTACGAGAACAAAGAAAAGGCGATCAGGAAAAGGCTTTCCAAGACGCAGAGCTATAAAAATTTAGGCAGCCCAAACAGGATGAGCAAATGGGCATGCGGGGACAGAGCCCCCTTTAACTTTGCAATTTGG GAAATAACTCCCAAGTGCAGCTCACGCTTCGCAGAGCTG AGCGATTTGGAGATGATCGGGAAG CACAACTTGGAAGACTTTTTAAACAATGAGGACCAGAGGAGGCGCAATAAAGTCCCCATGCTGTGGCTACACGATTGTACGGCGGCCTATTCGACGTCAAAAACGATAGGGGAAGGAGTACAACATAAATGA
- a CDS encoding oxysterol-binding protein/PH domain containing protein (putative) gives MPIYLNEPSSFLQRLAEDFQYVYLLQRASREVESTSRLAYVTAFTISPYASVIGRTFKPFNPLLGETYELTHRKFFFLSEQVVHHPPITAYHCHNEYMTNFASISVNVKILGKSVEVTIPGSSHLILRYQKKGGSTSTGRERHTDKCARLDKKHIFGSAEGRNLDECEVRSCASTKRNSQGRDPPEEYGHEHYTYERANMIIHNIIFGKLWVELHGNILIRNHNNGDFSIVSYIRKGWFEKEIHKVRAVVCDRHKNVIFYIYGKWSQEINIAYVKHLKKQEYGSYFFNADGSENSSHFNRNTLNEFIGNVDWQFFENHVDVLNGVCVWRAPKRPKHSELYYGFNSMTVELNEITPEYDPTKGASIACTDCRFRPDQRSYENGNIEIAMSEKQRLENKQRTNSKKYVGKDSYKPKWFYKHKDPIYKDRDMYLFNNEYWVAKEKGLFTDTPDIF, from the exons ATGCCCATTTATCTGAATGAaccctcttcatttttgcaaagactGGCAGAAGATTTCCAATACGTGTATCTACTCCAACGCGCCTCTAGAGAGGTAGAAAGTACTAGTAGGCTTGCCTACGTCACAGCCTTCACCATATCTCCCTACGCTTCCGTCATCGGTCGAACGTTTAAGCCATTCAATCCCTTGTTAGGAGAAACGTATGAACTGACTCACAGaaaattcttcttcctgtCAGAACAGGTGGTCCACCATCCCCCTATCACTGCATACCACTGCCACAATGAGTACATGACAAATTTTGCAAGCATAAGCGTCAATGTGAAGATTTTGGGGAAGTCAGTCGAAGTCACCATTCCAGGGTCTAGTCACCTCATCCTTAGGTATcagaagaaggggggaagtACTTCAACGGGGAGAGAAAGGCACACGGACAAATGTGCACGTTTGGATAAGAAGCATATTTTTGGTTCCGCGGAGGGTCGCAACTTGGACGAGTGTGAAGTGCGGTCGTGCGCCTCGACCAAGAGGAACAGTCAGGGCAGAG ACCCCCCCGAGGAGTACGGCCATGAGCATTACACATATGAAAGAGCCAACATGATAATCCACAACATAATTTTTGGTAAGTTGTGGGTCGAACTGCATGGAAACATACTCATAAGAAATCACAACAATGGAGATTTCTCCATTGTGAGTTACATTCGGAAGGGATGGTTTGAGAAGGAAATCCACAAGGTAAGAGCAGTCGTATGTGATCGACACAagaatgtaattttttatatatacggAAAGTGGTCACAAGAAATTAACATAGCTTATGtaaagcatttaaaaaaacaggaatacggttcatattttttcaatgctGATGGATCCGAAAATAGTAGCCACTTTAACAGGAATACGTTAAATGAGTTTATTGGCAACGTGGACTGGCAGTTTTTTGAGAACCATGTGGATGTCCTAAAtggggtgtgtgtgtggaggGCCCCTAAACGGCCTAAACACAGTGAATTATATTACGGGTTTAACAGTATGACTGTGGAATTGAACGAAATAACTCCCGAATATGACCCAACCAAGGGGGCATCTATTGCCTGCACGGACTGCAGATTCAGGCCCGATCAGAGGAGTtacgaaaatggaaatattgaAATTGCCATGAGTGAGAAACAGAGACTTGAAAACAAACAAAGAACGAACTCGAAGAAATATGTGGGGAAGGACTCCTACAAGCCAAAATGGTTTTACAAGCACAAGGACCCCATTTATAAGGACAGGGATATGTACCTCTTCAATAATGAGTACTGGGTCGCGAAGGAGAAGGGGCTCTTCACGGACACGCCCGACATATTTTGA